The genome window ataagaactaggagcaaaagtaggctatctggtccctcgagcctgaaTGGTCCATATCATCCACACTCAGATTTGTATTCTTTTCTCCTGGTTTAATTAATTTGCATCTTTTAGTTTATCTTGACCTGCACAATTTCTGATTGTTACACCACACTCTTCCCTGCCCTTTCCACCTGATTAGCCCCTACCTCTTGTTTGAAGTCCAATTTCTCCCTCTTGCTGGAGCTCGTCCCAATAGACCGATCCTTCATGTCCCGTGTCCCATCAAACAAATCCTTTTTCCTCATATCACTCCTTCAGCCCTGCATTCAATCTGCTTCTCCCTTAGCTAATCTGCATGGGACTCAGCTATGAACCCAGAGATTATGGTGTTTAATTTAGTTCCTTGCTGATGGGTACATCGCCTCACTTTTCCCAAGTTAATGGTCTCATGAACAAATATGGCATCAGATACAAAACGGGTCTTCAGAGGCTAATCTAAAATTGTCTGTTACAATGGAGTGAATTGCTGAATGAGTCCGACACTCACAAACATGACATCAAATATCAAATTGCATTCAGATCCAATGGATTGCCTGATGAGTAATAAACATTTCATCTGCCTACATTCAGCTTCCTCTatctctcaatgaatgggttaataatcacacaagtttaaaaatcacataagctgctatgAAAATAAAAGGTCTTCTTATAAGAGCCTTCACAAATAGGCACCAAGATCATTAGTCTGGGCAAAgctcattaaatcagacatctgtaacTAGAAAAAGGGAGTGATCTATAGACATAGGAACGAGCTGGACCATGATGACTTGTAAAAACAATAATGTGTTAAATCTTCACGCTGATTAGATATTAGCATGAAGCAAGTgtaaagtgattgtgattggtatataataattacttgtaatcgaatttgGAACTATAATTGTTTATGTAATTCTGCCTATGACACTCTGGCTAGTTGTGACTTCCAGGATCTGAGCTATAGAACTACTTAGGTAATAAGGAGATTCTGTGGAGTGTTCAGTGAGGAGGAATCAgatggtcagtgagggggagtcgGGTGGTCAATGGAGGTTAATCAGTGTGGAAGAGAGTCATTGGGAGTTGGTCAGTTGGGGTTAGTCAGTGAGGTGGGAGTCGGGTGCTCAGTGAGCGGGTGGTCAGTGAAGTCAgtcaggtgggtgggggggggtagttaCGTGGGGGGCGTAGtcaggagggtgaggggggctggATGTGCTGTTGGGGACAGGTAGTTGAGGGGAGACAAGATATTTGGGGAGTTAAGAGAGTGGTAAGCAGATGGCGAGGGTAGTCAGAAGattctgtggggagggtcaggagGGCAGTTGGTGGGTGCCAGTGGAGGGTCAGGGGTCCCATGGGGCGTTGGGGTGGAATCAGCACTATAGTTACCCAGGGGTTAGAAGTGATTTTAACTCTTCCATGTTTTTCCGGGTAACTGTTCCTGTAAAACAGTCCGAAGACGGACTTTAATTAGAGTGTCAATGGTTCACAGTGTAGGGGAGTTTGAGCTTCCTGTGTAACCCTTGCTGGGAGACCTCTGGAGCTGTGCTCCATGCCTCTAACCACTCCTGCTCATTTTACCCCTTTATTCAGAACAGGATCACACACAATGTTGTCCATTCATCATCAACCCAAGCAAGATCACAAACAGTTGCCATTTAAAACCGAGTGTGCAAAGGTTTTTCTGGTATTTTTGTGTTGACTACACTCAATCAGATTAGTGATCCTCTGATCCAGGCTAGCTTTATCAGGGTAACAATATTCTCAATCAATCAGAGTGAATGTCTCACCTCTCGAGTTCCTGCTCAGTGCTCTGCCTGCTCTCAAGTGGAGCAAAGTTGCTCATGTCCACGTAACCATCATTCTCCGAGGCTGAAGTGAAAGCTCTGCGGGGGTCATCAAAGAATTCAGCGACAGTCCCCGAATGGCCATTCCATCTGGCTGGAATCTGGATATTTTCATAGTCTGAGCTGACAGCTGGAATGTTCTCATAATCAGATGTGTCGGTGTTGGGAAAGGAAATGGATCTGGGTTTGGTTAAAGGAAGTGATGTGTAAGAATGTCGTGACCTATCCTCAAAGGACTCGACCCTGGACACACTCCTGCTGAACGCTTTCGATTTTCCTTTCCTCTTACCATCCTTGTTTATTAAGAAAGTGGATGAAGAATCCAATATGCACATCTTTCCAGATCGTGCCTTTATCTGTGGGGAGTTACCCAAACTTCGCCCATCAAAATCCAAACCCCTTGTTGTATCTGAGGGAGTTTTGCACACATTTACCTCAACTGTAATCTTATTTTCAATTTTCTTCTTAAGTGACAATTTAATTGGTAAAAAACGCTTAAAGGATGACTTCTTCTTTGCACTTTGCTTTAAATATTTATCAGGAGATTCACTTTCTACCAAGAGTGATGGGGAACTCTTGGTGATGGGTTTTTTGGTGATGCTGGCGAGTTGGAATGGAGGGGGTATTTCCATCACTGCTGAGGGAGTCGAATTATCAGACATTGCGAGTGGATTCTGTTTTAACACAACAGAAGGGAGAGGGAGATTATCTTCCTTTCTCGTCAATCTGCTGTCATCTAAAAGGGGGGCCTCTGTTTCTCTGTAATCAGAAATGGGCAGTTCACAGCTCTCCACAGAGTATGACCGTGGATAGAAAGTGTGGCGCCTGTGATTTGCTGGAATCACCCTGGTCTTTTCACACGCTTCACCATCCATTTTCACTGGCTTGTGGTCTCCTGTCGTTCTTCCACACAGCTTTGGCAGTGGAGATTCTGGGACACACTCTTCCGGGACAGTCGCAGGCACTTTCGAACTAAGAGACCTTGTTCTCATTCTCATATTATTCCAGTCGACAGTACCAGCTTTATCAGCTTCAACTTTACCGAACAATGCACTCACTCGTCTCAAATCAGCACTGGCTAAGGACACACTTGGTAACCTCTCGGTTTTCTCTGTGTGCCCAGTATTTTGCTCCAATAACAGTCTGCACACTGCTCCACCCGAGACCGGCAGAGTACAGTTTGAGATGGTGCGTCTGACCTGCTCTGTAATATTATCATTACAGATATCCAAATGATCTCCCCTTGCAGAAAACTCTTCTTCTTCTACAGTCACAGAGACAAGTGATAGCCCCGTCGCTCCATCATCTTGGCCAAACTCCTCCTTTTCTTCACAATGATTACCTTTCAAAATCAACACCTTGGATGATCCTGTTAACTTCGTTCCAACAAGGCAATCCACCATGTCTGCCTCTTCCCCACATATCATATCCTCATCTGCCATGGTCCCATCTGTCCTGGCCTCACCTTGCTCTTTAGCAGTTCCTTCTGCCTCAACGCAGCCCCTGTCCGACCCGGCCCCATCCTCGTCTGCCTCACCCTTGGCCCTGTCtgacttgtccatgttgccctcaTCCCCTGGCTCGTCTGCCATCTCCCTCGGGCCGTCGACCTCATCCCAGTGTCTGTCTGGCTCCTGCCAGGTGCCATCTGCCCTCTCCATGGCACTTACTGACTTCCCCCCGGCACCATCTGCAGTCTCCATGAGTCCACCTGGCTCCCCCCCGGCACCGTCTCCCATCTCAATGAGTCCGTCTGTCTCCTCCTCCCTGGCACCGTCTGTCTCCTCCCCGGTACCATCTTCTGCCTCCCCGACAACGTCAGCCACCTCCCCGGCAACAGCTCCTGTCTCCATGAGTCCATCTGGCTCCTCCCCGGCACCCTCTGCCGCACCTCCAACACTGCCTGCCTCCTCCTCGGCACCATCTGCCTCCCCCCCAGCACCGTTGCCCGTCTCGATGAGTCCGTCTATCTCC of Mustelus asterias chromosome 3, sMusAst1.hap1.1, whole genome shotgun sequence contains these proteins:
- the LOC144491844 gene encoding FYVE, RhoGEF and PH domain-containing protein 5-like yields the protein METGDGAREAADIAGEEEIDGLIETGNGAGGEADGAEEEAGSVGGAAEGAGEEPDGLMETGAVAGEVADVVGEAEDGTGEETDGAREEETDGLIEMGDGAGGEPGGLMETADGAGGKSVSAMERADGTWQEPDRHWDEVDGPREMADEPGDEGNMDKSDRAKGEADEDGAGSDRGCVEAEGTAKEQGEARTDGTMADEDMICGEEADMVDCLVGTKLTGSSKVLILKGNHCEEKEEFGQDDGATGLSLVSVTVEEEEFSARGDHLDICNDNITEQVRRTISNCTLPVSGGAVCRLLLEQNTGHTEKTERLPSVSLASADLRRVSALFGKVEADKAGTVDWNNMRMRTRSLSSKVPATVPEECVPESPLPKLCGRTTGDHKPVKMDGEACEKTRVIPANHRRHTFYPRSYSVESCELPISDYRETEAPLLDDSRLTRKEDNLPLPSVVLKQNPLAMSDNSTPSAVMEIPPPFQLASITKKPITKSSPSLLVESESPDKYLKQSAKKKSSFKRFLPIKLSLKKKIENKITVEVNVCKTPSDTTRGLDFDGRSLGNSPQIKARSGKMCILDSSSTFLINKDGKRKGKSKAFSRSVSRVESFEDRSRHSYTSLPLTKPRSISFPNTDTSDYENIPAVSSDYENIQIPARWNGHSGTVAEFFDDPRRAFTSASENDGYVDMSNFAPLESRQSTEQELESVDSESLTVCSPSGEEVVSDEDVGNSSESEDIDKGLAQQGDIGLEAYHIAKVMTSSERAYVSVLRFLHTDFREAAVYAIGGETCPVSEQEGVTHILCDISQLYELHQQILRDLEQSIAQWEQTGPRLASVILAQGPRLSMYTRYIQQFESNLVVLDQSSSKSPELPTTLLDFEVYPGSNKLSVKQCLFKLLQRVPQYHLYLTDYLNTLCPHSVEYEDTKAGLLVVVEICELLRQCVSQWESLQKLLEVEHRVRGLHQVTQPGRVLIKEGALLRVTEETWQPRYCFLTNDMFLYTAPQQCGKYQLNKTLPLMGMKVSSVSVEETEKLLRIQSVRGSITFCASSSAECGEWLAVISKAVENYQKMQTLLALRGNAELSHMKTESGLGAKPPILIPNSRMTMCMICASDFTLTWRRQYCNACGKVVCRACSRNKYPLRYLKGRMVRVCDQCYTELKRKELMTVNERSASLLTHSAGSALSFVLQSLHTPFIQKQKKIPAALREVAASAGGVSICGYLLRCKRNKRHWKKLWFVIHEKVLYTYGARSNKVAAESLPLLGFTVEGSKGDEPAAPGVLFQLYHKNILYYSFKAEDSHTAQRWIGAMFEASIL